AATAATACCATCCGAAGCACAGAACAAGTGGCAATAAAAATAAAATCCGGAACATTTTGAGGTCCTTTTTTTGGGTTAATTTTAAGATTAGCTGTAAATGCTTATTTTTAAAAGAAAAATAAATTATTTCAAATACTGGTACAAGATATAAAATTTTTGTTAAAGTGTAGTATGTACCCTACATGAAAAAAACGAATATAGTTTTTCAAAAATTTATTAGGTTTTAGCGGTAAGATAGTCTATACCTAATTGGGTACATAGGAACACACCTGTTGTTAATACAGGAAATGTGCAAGGCCTATAAGGCCTACAGAGGTATTATTTTTTAAAATACAATAGCCAGCTGAGTGAGACGGGCAAATTTCACGAGGCCAGTTGAGATTAATCATCAAGTAGGAGATGTTTATTTATGATGGGTAAAACGGTTTCTTCGGAAGAAAACGGAAAGTTAACAAAATGGTTGAAATCAAAGCGTCATGAGAAAGGTCATACAATGCGTAGCCTTGCTCAAGTTTTAGGTACGCCACATTCTTTCATCGGAAAGATTGAAAACCAAGAGCGCCGTTTAGATGTGATTGAGTTTTTACGCTATTGTGAAGCGCTAGAAGTTGACCCGTATGAAGGCTTATCTTTAATCAATAAAGAAGAACTATAATCCTTGATTGAATTATAGTGTACAAGGTGCAAGGAAATGCACCTTAGTCTTTTCTCTTATACTCTGCCTCTATTGCGTAGAGTTTATGTCGAATAACATACAGAAAGAGTAAGGAAGGGAGCACCATTAATGCTGTTATGACAAAAAAGACAGCCCAATTGCCACCCAGCCAATCATCAATAACCACACCACTGTAACTCGATAGTACTGTTCTACCTAAACTGCCTAAAGATGCTAGTAGCGCATAATGTGTTGCACTAAAGGTTCTATCGCATAACATAGAAATGAAAGCGACCATAGCAACCAGAGACCAAGCTTGCGTAAAACCATCCACTACAATTGCTAGCCCATAAAGTGACTCTTTTGGTCCCGCAACCGCTATCCAAGAAAAAATCAAATTAGAGGCTGCCATTGCGACACCACTGATAAACAGGCCTTTGACTATGCCATATTTGTGGTTGAAAATACTGCCAAGGAAAGCAAATACAATGGTAATGAGCCCGGTGCCTAGCTTTGAATATTGTGCAATTTGCGTATTGGTAAAACCGATTTCTTTATAAAATACGATAGACATACGTGCCAAAAACGCTTCGCCAATCTTAAATAAAAAGATAAAGGTCAATAGCGCGAGTGCGGTCTTGACACCATTCTTATTAAAAAAGCTGACAAAGGGCGCGACTAGCGTAACACCTAGCCACGCTAGCAGTTTATTGGCTTTGGAATGGCCAAGTTGAGATAGCTTTTCTTCATAGGCTTTTTGTATTTGCGCTTGAGCAGTATCACGATGTGATTCTGGTTCTTTTGCTATCAAGGTAACAACACAAAGTAATGCCATTATTACAGCGAGTAGCAAATAAACATCAGACCAAGATATATTTGGCAGATCGGCTGCGAAAAAAGGAATGGCGCCAAGCAGGGCATAGCCGCTCCACCAACCAGATGTTGCCATAGCTGCAGCTGCTGTAGACTTTTCACTTTCTGATTGCGGTAGCACATCAATACGATAACCATCGATGGCAATATCGTGTGTTGCAGCAAATAGGGCAATTAAAAAGCACAGTAGAGCCGCATAAAACAGACTCGTTTTTAGATCAAGAAACGCTAAACATGCGGCACTGGCGGTAACGACTATTTGCCCTAGTAAAATCCAGCTCCTACGCTGGCCTAGCATGTTTCCAAGCAAGGGAAGCTTTAACCGGTCTACCAGTGGAGACCACAAAAAATTGATAGTGTAGGCGCCAAAAACAATACCAAATAAACCAATTAAACTGCGACTGAGGCCTTCGTCTTTGAGCCAGGCAGACATCACCGAGCCAATTAACACCCAAGGGAAACCTTGGCTCATG
This genomic window from Pseudoalteromonas luteoviolacea contains:
- a CDS encoding helix-turn-helix domain-containing protein; its protein translation is MMGKTVSSEENGKLTKWLKSKRHEKGHTMRSLAQVLGTPHSFIGKIENQERRLDVIEFLRYCEALEVDPYEGLSLINKEEL
- a CDS encoding AmpG family muropeptide MFS transporter, with the translated sequence MMTSASISQYLSYYKDKRLLTVFAFGMSQGFPWVLIGSVMSAWLKDEGLSRSLIGLFGIVFGAYTINFLWSPLVDRLKLPLLGNMLGQRRSWILLGQIVVTASAACLAFLDLKTSLFYAALLCFLIALFAATHDIAIDGYRIDVLPQSESEKSTAAAAMATSGWWSGYALLGAIPFFAADLPNISWSDVYLLLAVIMALLCVVTLIAKEPESHRDTAQAQIQKAYEEKLSQLGHSKANKLLAWLGVTLVAPFVSFFNKNGVKTALALLTFIFLFKIGEAFLARMSIVFYKEIGFTNTQIAQYSKLGTGLITIVFAFLGSIFNHKYGIVKGLFISGVAMAASNLIFSWIAVAGPKESLYGLAIVVDGFTQAWSLVAMVAFISMLCDRTFSATHYALLASLGSLGRTVLSSYSGVVIDDWLGGNWAVFFVITALMVLPSLLFLYVIRHKLYAIEAEYKRKD